One window of the Rissa tridactyla isolate bRisTri1 chromosome 9, bRisTri1.patW.cur.20221130, whole genome shotgun sequence genome contains the following:
- the GPR174 gene encoding probable G-protein coupled receptor 174: MTNSSTCTETDLRPYYAITYTFILIPGLIGNTLALWVFYGYMKETKRAVIFMINLAIADLSQVLSLPLRIFYYLTQTWNFGRGLCMLCFYLKYVNMYASIYFLVCISVRRYLFLMHPFKFSDCKRICDVYISIVGWVVVCVGCLPFLLLRLHKDDNNNSTCFVDLPVENVGLPTSIAMMTIGELVGFITPLLIILYCSWKTILSLKEKNSASHDLGEKKKALKMILTCALVFLICFAPYHISFPLDFFVKTKTIKNRCVQKVISVFHVVALCLASLNSCVDPVIYYFTTEEFRRRLSRQDLQDSIQLHNLSYVRKHSRDVLREDTMGY; the protein is encoded by the coding sequence ATGACGAACAGTTCGACCTGCACCGAAACAGACCTCAGGCCCTACTATGCCATTACGTACACTTTCATCCTCATCCCTGGACTAATAGGAAACACATTAGCTTTGTGGGTCTTTTATGGCTACATGAAAGAGACTAAAAGGGCGGTAATATTTATGATCAATTTAGCCATTGCTGACTTATCGCAGGTTTTGTCCTTGCCCCTGAGGATTTTCTACTACTTGACCCAGACGTGGAATTTTGGAAGAGGCCTCTGCATGCTCTGCTTCTACCTGAAGTACGTCAACATGTACGCAAGCATCTACTTCTTGGTTTGCATCAGCGTAAGACGATATTTGTTTCTTATGCACCCATTCAAATTCAGCGACTGCAAACGCATCTGTGATGTGTATATCAGCATCGTTGGGTGGGTCGTGGTCTGCGTTGGCTGTTTGCCTTTCCTGCTTCTCAGACTTCACAAGGATGATAATAACAACAGCACGTGTTTTGTGGATCTCCCTGTAGAGAACGTTGGCCTTCCCACCTCCATTGCAATGATGACGATAGGTGAACTGGTGGGGTTCATAACACCCCTACTTATCATCCTATACTGCTCATGGAAGACTATCTTGTCcctaaaagaaaagaattcagCTTCACATGACctcggagagaaaaaaaaggctttaaagatGATCCTCACCTGTGCTTTGGTATTTCTGATTTGCTTTGCACCTTATCATATCAGCTTTCCACTAGATTTCTTTGTCAAAACCAAAACGATTAAAAACAGGTGCGTCCAGAAGGTGATCTCGGTGTTTCACGTTGTAGCTTTGTGCCTCGCCAGCTTGAACTCCTGCGTGGACCCAGTCATCTACTACTTTACTACAGAGGAGTTCAGGAGACGCCTTTCCAGGCAGGATTTGCAAGACAGCATTCAGCTCCACAACCTCAGCTACGTGAGGAAGCACTCCAGAGATGTGCTCAGGGAGGACACCATGGGCTACTAG